From a region of the Alphaproteobacteria bacterium genome:
- the tsaE gene encoding tRNA (adenosine(37)-N6)-threonylcarbamoyltransferase complex ATPase subunit type 1 TsaE has translation MPTNQIAKLVFVDEAATRDFARRFAPCLEAGDVIALAGPLGSGKSVFARAVVRTLGRADEDVPSPTFTLVQTYDVADFTLWHFDLYRLGSAREALEIGLEEAFAGGVSLIEWPERLGVSLPLECLWIELDFDADTDRRTMRLSGPGSWSRRLEPIIADAPA, from the coding sequence ATGCCAACGAACCAAATCGCCAAACTGGTTTTCGTCGACGAAGCGGCCACCCGTGACTTTGCGCGCCGCTTCGCGCCGTGCCTCGAAGCCGGTGACGTGATCGCCCTTGCCGGACCCCTCGGTAGCGGCAAGAGCGTTTTCGCGCGCGCCGTCGTTCGAACCCTCGGTCGCGCCGACGAAGACGTGCCGAGTCCAACCTTTACGCTGGTCCAGACCTATGATGTGGCGGACTTCACGTTGTGGCATTTCGATCTCTACCGGCTCGGATCGGCGCGCGAGGCGCTCGAAATCGGCCTCGAAGAAGCGTTCGCCGGCGGCGTCTCGCTGATCGAGTGGCCGGAGCGTCTGGGCGTGTCACTGCCACTGGAATGTCTGTGGATCGAGCTCGATTTCGATGCCGACACGGATCGCCGCACGATGCGACTGTCCGGCCCCGGCTCGTGGTCGCGGCGGCTCGAGCCGATCATCGCGGATGCGCCGGCGTGA
- a CDS encoding LysR family transcriptional regulator, giving the protein MSELSHMPLFVRVVEDGSFSAAARFLGITPSSVSRQVSQLESELGTRLFHRTTRKQSLTEAGNMYFQHARRIVADLDEARLALSRLTDTPSGRLHVTAEADFAVAFVAPILPEFLDRYPAIQLRFSLGAGAMDLVDSGIDLAIRMGHLDDSGLIARKIAMSRSVLCASPAYLAKRGTPRHPSELEAHSCLSFRTQLGKNRWSFQSPRGVIDVPISGCLNANSVVFLRDAALAGLGIIMVPTWIIGHALKRGHLVPLLEDFPLIPPSTPIHAVFAHNRHLAPKVRVFVDFLAQRIEPGSSAAA; this is encoded by the coding sequence ATGAGCGAACTTTCGCATATGCCGCTATTCGTTCGTGTCGTCGAAGACGGGAGCTTTTCCGCGGCGGCACGCTTCCTTGGCATCACGCCGTCCTCGGTTTCCCGCCAAGTATCCCAGTTGGAGAGCGAACTCGGAACGCGCCTCTTCCACCGCACCACGCGCAAGCAGAGCCTCACGGAGGCCGGCAACATGTATTTCCAACACGCGCGTCGCATCGTCGCCGATCTTGACGAGGCTCGACTGGCGTTGAGCCGGCTTACCGACACGCCGTCAGGTCGCCTGCACGTCACCGCGGAAGCGGATTTCGCGGTCGCGTTTGTGGCGCCCATTCTGCCGGAATTCCTCGACCGCTATCCCGCGATACAGCTTCGCTTCTCTTTGGGCGCCGGCGCGATGGATCTCGTCGACAGTGGCATCGATCTCGCCATACGTATGGGTCATCTGGACGATTCCGGCCTGATCGCGCGCAAGATCGCGATGAGCCGCTCGGTGCTGTGCGCCAGCCCCGCCTATCTTGCAAAGCGAGGCACGCCTCGGCATCCCAGCGAGCTCGAAGCGCATAGTTGTCTGTCATTCCGCACTCAATTGGGAAAGAACCGTTGGAGCTTCCAGTCGCCGCGGGGTGTGATTGACGTGCCGATATCGGGATGCCTCAACGCGAACAGCGTCGTATTCCTGCGTGACGCCGCCCTCGCCGGGCTGGGGATCATCATGGTTCCGACGTGGATCATCGGCCACGCCCTGAAACGTGGGCATCTGGTGCCCTTGCTCGAAGACTTTCCATTGATACCGCCTAGCACCCCGATCCACGCGGTCTTCGCCCACAACCGGCATCTGGCGCCCAAGGTTCGCGTGTTTGTTGATTTTCTCGCGCAACGAATAGAGCCGGGTTCAAGTGCGGCGGCGTAG
- a CDS encoding DUF4437 domain-containing protein yields the protein MSARKTKPMIGLREFAAAIVIGVFAIAPATAFSKSITAVEHEIGVPVDDLNWVPFAGGTGQMALLWENTDSGEYAMLLKLPSGWTPGAHSHSAAYYGVTLQGNWVHTFGDGDSRTLPPGSYVVQPGEAVHDDACAGPEDCILLIHQHKPFDFTLAHAATD from the coding sequence ATGTCTGCCAGGAAAACCAAACCCATGATCGGTCTGCGGGAATTCGCCGCCGCCATCGTGATCGGGGTCTTTGCGATCGCACCGGCCACCGCATTCTCAAAATCGATCACCGCCGTCGAGCACGAAATCGGCGTGCCGGTCGACGACCTGAATTGGGTGCCATTCGCCGGAGGGACTGGACAGATGGCGCTGCTTTGGGAAAACACGGATAGCGGTGAGTATGCCATGCTCCTGAAGTTGCCGTCCGGTTGGACCCCTGGGGCGCACAGTCACAGCGCGGCCTATTACGGCGTCACCCTGCAGGGAAACTGGGTGCATACCTTCGGCGATGGCGACAGCAGAACATTGCCGCCGGGTTCCTATGTCGTACAACCCGGCGAAGCGGTGCACGACGACGCCTGCGCGGGCCCGGAAGACTGCATCCTCCTCATCCATCAGCACAAACCGTTCGACTTCACGCTGGCCCATGCTGCCACTGACTAG
- a CDS encoding winged helix-turn-helix transcriptional regulator has translation MEQLGYINPQANLDVVFAALADPTRRAILSRLADGEASVNEIAAPFEISQPAVSRHLKVLERAGLIERDVDEQRRPARLKAENLAVAVDWLAEFRAFWGTSFDQLDEVLMHMKQAAAKDTGDE, from the coding sequence ATGGAACAATTAGGTTATATAAATCCGCAGGCGAATCTCGACGTGGTGTTTGCCGCGTTGGCCGACCCTACGCGGCGGGCAATATTGTCGCGACTTGCCGACGGTGAGGCTTCGGTGAATGAGATCGCAGCACCGTTTGAAATAAGCCAACCAGCGGTCTCTCGGCATCTGAAGGTGCTGGAACGGGCAGGGTTGATTGAGCGGGATGTTGACGAACAACGCCGCCCAGCGAGATTGAAGGCTGAAAACTTGGCGGTCGCCGTCGACTGGCTGGCCGAATTCAGAGCTTTTTGGGGGACCAGCTTCGACCAGCTCGATGAGGTCCTGATGCACATGAAACAAGCCGCAGCAAAGGATACAGGCGATGAGTGA
- a CDS encoding SRPBCC domain-containing protein gives MSELPEYLLDRVFDAPREMVWRAWTDPELLSRWYGPGVETIIHEFDLKPGGMWLNEMKWGDKSDLSKIVFQEVVPEEKLVWHHSSTDSDWNIITNPMMTDWPRVLLTTVTFEDLGSKTKVRLTMVPIEATDAEIACFAGAMAGMDKGWGSGYSVLDELFAELQAKNT, from the coding sequence ATGAGTGAATTACCCGAGTACCTGCTTGACCGAGTATTCGATGCGCCCCGTGAAATGGTCTGGCGAGCATGGACCGACCCCGAATTGCTCTCGCGTTGGTATGGCCCCGGGGTAGAAACGATCATTCATGAATTTGATTTGAAACCCGGTGGGATGTGGCTCAACGAGATGAAATGGGGGGACAAATCCGATCTTAGCAAAATCGTATTCCAAGAAGTCGTGCCGGAAGAGAAGCTGGTTTGGCATCACTCTTCCACAGACTCCGATTGGAACATCATCACCAATCCCATGATGACGGACTGGCCTCGTGTGCTGTTGACGACCGTGACATTCGAGGACCTGGGCTCCAAGACCAAGGTGCGGCTGACGATGGTGCCCATCGAAGCGACCGACGCCGAAATCGCCTGTTTTGCCGGGGCCATGGCCGGTATGGATAAGGGCTGGGGCAGCGGCTATTCAGTACTGGATGAGCTGTTCGCAGAGCTACAGGCCAAAAATACATAG
- a CDS encoding PAS domain-containing protein — protein MRRVLSFAAPFLLFSAPAAAADGGVSAPWLLSLLAVGAAVAAVSAYSVSARRLSKHGDLLIPLASAALTRESPEDALLVFRPDGGVTALGLGALLGLGSDETIDVAALCRSLETVDGANLGGAIDRLRADGVGFALDARGTEGENDRRFALVGRRVAIPVDREVDVVRVRDISDEFRLRHDAVVERDILRETLNALPFPIWCRDKELSIIDCNDAYVAAVEADSVAQVVAEGREIAAAAIENGGKALAHDARDMGTPLSQNQHVVIGGSRRLLEITEQPLTGTSMVLGLAIDHTGFEEASVELRRHVDAHGEVLQHMATAVAIYGPDKRLKFFNGAFVNLWGLDGEFLYAEPSMGEVLEALRVRRRLPEFADFLAWKREQERQFMTLIDPVEDLMHLSDGRTLRTLTTPHPFGGLLFLYEDVTDRLALERSYNTLIDVQRETLDHLYEGVAVVGGDGRIKLFNSSFARIWDLPESFLDSSPHFGEVVDRSRHFIETENWDSYKERVVARVTDRQVYSGELERTDDTVLNLAFVPLPDGGTLLSYIDSTDSSRVQRALRDKAEALETTDRLKTEFLTNVSYELRTPLNTIIGFSEILEKNFYGELNERQQEYVGGILQSSQGLLALIDNILDLSMIEAGRLSLEFGEIDLATMLGATLDLGTQWARQANSELDLDLAPDLGHIVGDERRLKQAVMNLVSNAVKFTGAGGRITISARRNGDQVAIGVTDTGMGIDAADQKKIFEKFERGRTPDGRAAGVGLGLSLVKQIVQLHGGRVEISSLPGEGSTVTCVLPDDPPRSATDESPTAIPAVG, from the coding sequence ATGCGGCGCGTGCTGTCTTTCGCCGCCCCGTTCCTGCTGTTCTCCGCTCCCGCCGCGGCAGCCGATGGCGGTGTGTCCGCGCCGTGGCTGCTCTCGCTGCTCGCGGTCGGTGCTGCGGTCGCGGCGGTCTCGGCCTATTCGGTGAGCGCGCGACGCTTGTCCAAGCACGGGGATTTGCTCATCCCACTGGCCTCGGCGGCGCTCACCCGGGAATCGCCGGAAGACGCGCTGTTGGTATTCCGCCCCGACGGCGGGGTCACGGCCTTAGGGCTTGGCGCGTTGCTCGGTTTGGGTTCGGATGAAACGATCGATGTGGCCGCCCTGTGCCGGTCGCTGGAGACCGTCGACGGCGCAAATCTTGGCGGCGCCATTGACCGGTTGCGCGCTGACGGCGTCGGCTTCGCGCTCGATGCGCGTGGCACCGAAGGCGAAAACGACCGCCGCTTCGCGCTGGTCGGTCGACGGGTTGCGATCCCCGTCGATCGCGAGGTCGATGTTGTTCGGGTTCGCGACATCAGCGACGAATTCCGTTTGCGCCATGATGCGGTGGTCGAGCGGGATATCCTCCGCGAAACCTTGAACGCCTTGCCGTTTCCGATCTGGTGCCGCGACAAGGAGCTGTCGATCATCGACTGCAACGATGCCTACGTCGCCGCGGTCGAGGCCGACAGCGTCGCACAGGTCGTCGCCGAAGGGCGCGAGATCGCGGCCGCGGCGATCGAGAACGGCGGCAAGGCGCTGGCGCACGATGCGCGCGACATGGGTACGCCGTTGTCGCAGAACCAGCACGTCGTCATCGGCGGTTCCCGCCGCTTGCTCGAAATCACCGAGCAGCCGTTGACCGGGACATCGATGGTCCTTGGTCTGGCGATCGACCACACCGGCTTTGAGGAGGCAAGCGTCGAGCTCAGACGCCATGTCGACGCCCATGGCGAGGTGCTGCAGCACATGGCGACCGCGGTCGCGATCTACGGCCCCGACAAGCGGCTCAAGTTCTTCAACGGCGCGTTCGTCAATCTGTGGGGACTCGACGGCGAGTTTCTCTATGCCGAGCCATCCATGGGCGAGGTTTTGGAGGCGCTGCGGGTGCGGCGGCGATTGCCGGAATTCGCCGATTTTTTGGCCTGGAAGAGGGAGCAGGAACGCCAGTTCATGACCCTTATCGACCCGGTCGAAGACCTGATGCATTTGTCCGACGGCCGCACCCTGCGCACCCTGACGACGCCCCATCCATTTGGCGGATTGCTGTTTCTATACGAGGACGTCACCGACCGGCTGGCCTTGGAACGGTCCTACAACACCCTGATCGACGTTCAGCGAGAAACCCTCGACCATCTCTATGAGGGGGTGGCGGTGGTCGGCGGCGACGGTCGTATCAAATTGTTCAATTCGTCCTTTGCCCGCATCTGGGACTTGCCGGAAAGTTTCCTCGATAGCAGTCCCCATTTTGGCGAGGTCGTCGACCGCTCCCGGCATTTCATCGAGACGGAAAACTGGGACAGTTACAAGGAACGGGTGGTCGCCCGGGTGACCGATCGCCAAGTCTATTCCGGCGAACTCGAACGGACCGACGACACGGTGCTCAATCTCGCCTTCGTACCTCTGCCCGACGGCGGAACCCTATTGAGCTATATCGATTCGACCGATTCCTCTCGCGTTCAACGAGCCTTGCGCGATAAGGCCGAAGCGCTCGAGACCACCGATCGCCTCAAGACCGAATTCCTGACCAATGTCTCTTATGAGCTCCGCACGCCGCTCAATACGATCATCGGGTTCAGCGAGATCCTCGAGAAGAATTTCTATGGCGAGCTGAACGAACGGCAACAGGAATATGTCGGCGGCATCCTGCAATCGTCGCAGGGCCTACTGGCGTTGATCGACAATATCCTCGACCTGTCAATGATCGAGGCCGGCAGGCTGAGTCTCGAATTCGGCGAGATCGATCTGGCGACCATGCTCGGGGCCACTCTCGATCTCGGCACCCAATGGGCGCGCCAGGCGAACTCCGAACTCGACCTCGATCTCGCCCCGGATCTCGGACACATCGTCGGCGACGAGCGGCGTCTCAAGCAAGCGGTGATGAATCTGGTCAGCAACGCGGTCAAGTTTACCGGCGCCGGCGGCCGCATCACCATATCGGCACGGCGCAACGGCGACCAAGTGGCGATCGGCGTCACCGACACCGGAATGGGTATCGACGCCGCCGATCAGAAAAAAATCTTCGAGAAATTCGAGCGCGGCAGGACCCCGGACGGTCGTGCCGCCGGGGTCGGGCTAGGGCTGTCGCTGGTCAAGCAGATCGTCCAGCTTCACGGCGGGCGGGTCGAGATCAGTTCGCTGCCGGGCGAGGGATCGACGGTGACCTGCGTCCTGCCGGACGATCCGCCGCGGTCGGCAACGGACGAATCGCCGACGGCGATACCGGCCGTCGGCTGA
- a CDS encoding adenosylhomocysteinase, which yields MTDTADYIVADIGLADWGRKEIDLAETEMPGLMAVREEFGPSQPLAGARIAGSLHMTIQTAVLIETLEALGATVRWASCNIYSTQDHAAAAIAAGGTPVFAVKGETLEEYWDYAHRIFDWGTAETPNMILDDGGDATLLVHLGAMAEHDPSVLNDPQNEEEEVLYATIAKRIAESPGWYGALAESIKGVTEETTTGVHRLYQMERDGRLRFAAINVNDSVTKSKFDNLYGCRESLVDGIRRGTDVMMSGKVAVVCGYGEVGKGSSQSLQNAGCRVLVTEIDPICALQAAMEGFEVVTMEEAALLGDIFVTATGNIDVITIDHMRAMKHRAIVCNIGHFDSEIQIAALKNYKWHNVKPQVDEIEFPDGKRLILLSEGRLVNLGNATGHPSFVMSMSFTNQVLAQIELWTRPENYDRKVYILPKHLDERVAALHLDKLGVHLTRLNEKQATYIDVPAEGPFKPDHYRY from the coding sequence ATGACTGACACCGCCGATTACATCGTCGCCGATATCGGCCTGGCCGATTGGGGCCGCAAGGAGATCGATCTCGCCGAAACCGAGATGCCCGGCCTGATGGCGGTGCGCGAGGAGTTCGGCCCGTCGCAGCCCTTGGCCGGCGCCCGCATCGCCGGCTCACTCCATATGACGATCCAGACCGCGGTGCTGATCGAGACCCTGGAGGCGCTCGGCGCGACCGTGCGCTGGGCGTCTTGCAATATCTATTCGACCCAGGACCATGCCGCGGCCGCCATCGCCGCCGGGGGCACCCCGGTGTTCGCGGTCAAGGGGGAGACGCTCGAGGAGTATTGGGACTACGCCCACCGGATCTTCGATTGGGGCACCGCCGAGACCCCCAACATGATCCTCGACGATGGCGGCGACGCGACCCTGCTGGTTCATCTCGGTGCAATGGCGGAGCACGACCCATCCGTTCTCAACGATCCGCAGAACGAGGAGGAGGAGGTCCTCTATGCCACCATCGCCAAGCGGATCGCCGAATCGCCCGGCTGGTACGGGGCCTTGGCCGAAAGCATAAAGGGCGTGACCGAGGAGACGACGACCGGGGTCCATCGCCTCTACCAGATGGAACGCGACGGCCGGTTGCGGTTCGCCGCCATCAACGTCAACGACAGCGTCACCAAGTCGAAGTTCGACAACCTTTACGGCTGCCGCGAATCGTTGGTCGACGGTATCCGCCGCGGCACCGACGTCATGATGTCGGGCAAGGTCGCGGTGGTGTGCGGATACGGCGAGGTCGGCAAGGGCTCGTCGCAATCCCTGCAGAATGCCGGGTGCCGGGTTCTGGTGACCGAGATCGACCCGATTTGCGCCCTGCAGGCGGCGATGGAAGGGTTCGAGGTCGTGACCATGGAGGAAGCGGCGTTGTTGGGCGACATATTCGTCACCGCGACCGGCAATATCGACGTCATCACGATCGATCATATGCGGGCCATGAAGCACCGTGCCATCGTCTGCAATATCGGCCATTTCGATTCCGAGATCCAAATCGCCGCGCTCAAGAACTACAAATGGCACAACGTCAAGCCGCAGGTCGATGAGATCGAATTCCCCGACGGCAAGCGGCTGATCCTGCTGTCGGAGGGCCGCTTGGTGAATCTCGGCAACGCGACCGGCCATCCCAGCTTCGTGATGAGCATGTCATTCACCAACCAAGTGTTGGCGCAGATCGAGTTGTGGACGCGGCCGGAAAACTATGACCGCAAGGTCTACATCCTGCCCAAGCATCTCGATGAACGGGTTGCCGCGCTCCATCTCGACAAGCTCGGCGTTCACCTGACCCGGCTCAACGAAAAGCAGGCCACCTATATCGACGTTCCGGCGGAGGGTCCGTTCAAACCCGACCACTACAGGTACTGA
- the ptsP gene encoding phosphoenolpyruvate--protein phosphotransferase: protein MAKAKEKRHPGRKGGAKKAAKERRLTGLGVSAGIAIGRTHVREIGAPDVPEYRIPKAAIAGEQARFEAAVVTSRRQVDRLRTKTEDLPPAAAEEMGFLLDAHGQMLSGSRLTRGVAERISRDALNAEAAVQAVISEIAHGFAAMEDAYLAARIDDIREVGNRLIRNLTDTPYQAFSRVAEGSVIIAEELTPADTALLDPAGIAGFATILGGVEGHTAIMARSLGLPAVLGVPGLVGLVEPGATVIVDGTDGVVIVDPGDETVADYTSRGRAWRREERNLARLGALPAITLDDVAIRLQANVELPREMENAVRMGAEGVGLLRTEFLYMNRDTLPDEEEQYQALREVVGGMGGPEITMRTLDVGGDKLAYSLGGHIGESVNPALGLRAIRLSLKDERLLDAQLAAMLRAGAHGPIRVLLPMISNLGELKQVRERMKRVAARLNRRRVKFADPLPPLGVMIEVPGAALAADALAHEADFFAIGTNDLTMYTLAIDRGDDQVAHLYNPLHPAVLRLIQFSTEAALRARIPVCLCGEMAGDARYTALLLGLGIRDLSMTAQSLPRVKQRIRNLDLNAATRRARLIMDQWDYGRIATLLDDFNALA, encoded by the coding sequence TTGGCGAAGGCTAAGGAGAAACGTCATCCGGGCCGCAAGGGCGGCGCCAAGAAGGCGGCGAAGGAGCGCCGCCTGACCGGCCTCGGTGTCTCGGCCGGTATCGCCATCGGCCGAACCCATGTCCGCGAAATCGGCGCCCCCGACGTGCCGGAATACCGTATTCCAAAAGCCGCCATTGCCGGCGAGCAGGCTAGGTTCGAAGCCGCTGTCGTGACCTCCCGCCGCCAGGTCGATCGGCTCAGAACGAAGACCGAAGACCTGCCACCGGCGGCGGCCGAAGAGATGGGTTTCCTTCTCGATGCCCACGGTCAGATGCTGTCGGGTTCGCGCCTGACGCGTGGCGTGGCCGAGCGCATCAGCCGTGACGCGCTCAACGCCGAAGCCGCGGTGCAGGCGGTGATTTCCGAGATCGCCCATGGCTTCGCGGCGATGGAAGATGCCTATCTCGCGGCCCGCATCGACGACATCCGCGAGGTCGGCAACCGGCTCATCCGCAACCTCACCGATACGCCCTACCAGGCATTTTCACGGGTGGCGGAAGGTTCGGTGATCATCGCCGAGGAACTAACGCCGGCCGACACCGCGCTCCTCGACCCCGCCGGGATCGCCGGGTTCGCCACCATCCTCGGCGGTGTCGAAGGCCATACCGCGATCATGGCGCGTTCACTAGGTCTGCCGGCGGTGCTCGGCGTCCCCGGGCTGGTCGGGCTGGTCGAACCCGGGGCCACGGTCATCGTCGACGGTACGGACGGCGTGGTGATCGTCGATCCGGGCGACGAGACCGTGGCGGACTATACCAGTCGCGGCCGGGCGTGGCGCCGCGAGGAGCGCAACCTGGCGCGGCTCGGCGCGTTGCCGGCGATCACCCTCGACGATGTTGCCATTCGTTTGCAGGCCAACGTCGAGCTGCCGCGCGAAATGGAGAACGCGGTCCGCATGGGCGCCGAGGGCGTCGGTCTGTTGCGCACCGAGTTCCTCTATATGAACCGGGACACGCTGCCCGACGAAGAGGAGCAGTATCAAGCGTTGCGGGAGGTGGTCGGCGGAATGGGAGGACCCGAGATCACCATGCGCACCCTCGACGTCGGCGGCGACAAGCTGGCCTATTCGCTGGGCGGGCATATCGGCGAAAGCGTGAACCCGGCGCTCGGGCTCCGGGCCATTCGGCTGTCGCTGAAAGACGAGCGCCTGCTCGACGCCCAATTGGCGGCGATGCTGCGCGCCGGAGCCCACGGTCCGATCCGTGTCCTGCTGCCGATGATCTCCAACCTGGGCGAGCTCAAACAGGTGCGCGAGCGCATGAAGCGGGTGGCCGCGCGGCTCAACCGCCGCCGCGTCAAGTTCGCCGATCCGCTGCCGCCCTTGGGCGTGATGATCGAGGTGCCGGGCGCCGCGCTCGCCGCCGATGCACTCGCTCACGAAGCGGATTTCTTCGCCATCGGCACCAACGACCTGACCATGTACACGCTGGCAATCGACCGCGGCGACGATCAGGTGGCCCATCTCTACAATCCGCTGCACCCGGCGGTGCTGCGTCTGATTCAGTTCTCCACCGAGGCCGCGCTGCGGGCCCGAATCCCGGTTTGTCTGTGTGGTGAGATGGCCGGCGACGCGCGCTATACGGCTCTGCTCCTCGGTCTCGGTATCCGCGATCTGTCGATGACCGCCCAGTCCCTGCCGCGGGTCAAGCAGCGCATCCGTAACCTCGATCTGAATGCCGCGACACGGCGCGCACGGCTGATCATGGACCAGTGGGATTACGGCCGCATCGCGACGCTCCTCGACGACTTCAACGCATTGGCCTGA
- a CDS encoding HPr family phosphocarrier protein has product MDATQEPAIATVRRSVEVVNDRGLHARAAARFVKLAETFDAEITVIRSGIEVSGGSIMGLMMLAAGPGCAIEIVARGREAAAAVAALAKMVSDRFGEG; this is encoded by the coding sequence ATGGATGCCACGCAAGAGCCGGCGATCGCCACCGTGCGGCGGTCGGTTGAAGTCGTCAACGATCGCGGTCTGCATGCCCGTGCGGCCGCCCGATTCGTCAAATTGGCCGAGACTTTCGACGCCGAGATCACGGTCATCCGCAGCGGCATCGAAGTCTCGGGCGGATCGATCATGGGGCTGATGATGCTGGCGGCCGGACCGGGGTGCGCCATCGAAATCGTGGCGCGCGGACGCGAGGCGGCGGCGGCGGTCGCCGCATTGGCGAAGATGGTGAGTGATCGTTTTGGCGAAGGCTAA
- a CDS encoding PTS sugar transporter subunit IIA produces MIGMVLVTHGRLAEEFIAALEHVVGPQERVAAICIGPDDDMEKRRKDILDSIETVDGGDGVVLLTDMFGGTPSNLAISVMENANVEVIAGINLPMLIKLASAREAGDLAKAAAEAQEAGRKYINIASSLLQEDS; encoded by the coding sequence ATGATAGGAATGGTCCTCGTTACCCACGGCCGCCTAGCGGAAGAATTCATCGCCGCTCTCGAACATGTCGTCGGGCCGCAGGAACGGGTCGCGGCAATTTGCATCGGTCCCGACGACGATATGGAAAAACGGCGCAAGGACATCCTCGACAGTATCGAGACGGTCGACGGCGGCGACGGTGTCGTGCTGCTTACCGATATGTTTGGCGGCACGCCGTCGAACTTGGCAATCTCGGTTATGGAAAACGCGAACGTCGAGGTCATCGCCGGCATCAATCTACCAATGCTCATCAAGCTGGCCAGCGCCCGCGAGGCCGGAGATCTGGCGAAGGCGGCGGCCGAAGCCCAGGAAGCCGGCCGCAAATACATCAACATCGCCTCCAGCCTGTTGCAGGAAGATTCGTAG
- the rapZ gene encoding RNase adapter RapZ, giving the protein MTTTDDTPMAAEALKEAATTPVLLITGMSGAGRSSVLRALEDQGYEAVDNLPLTLLETLVHSEKELSRPAAIGVDIRTRDFGVARLTREIDRLKNTPGLDVMLIFIDCDDEVLGRRFTETRRRHPLAMDRPLADGIRDERIVLNAVRERADLVIDTTTSSLADLRSDLAHRFARDYTPGLNVIVTSFSYGKGLPRGADLVFDVRFLDNPYYDSALRPLTGLDQRVAEFIAESPGFKTFFDNLTELLLPLLPRYEREGKSYLTIAAGCTGGRHRSVYVAERLAATLRQTGVPVTVRHRDLSHR; this is encoded by the coding sequence ATGACGACCACGGATGACACGCCGATGGCGGCGGAGGCGCTCAAAGAGGCCGCGACGACCCCGGTATTGCTGATAACGGGCATGTCGGGCGCCGGCAGAAGCTCGGTCCTGCGCGCGCTCGAGGATCAAGGCTATGAAGCGGTCGACAATCTGCCGCTGACTCTTCTTGAGACCCTGGTCCACAGCGAAAAAGAGCTGTCGCGCCCGGCGGCCATTGGGGTTGACATCCGGACCCGCGATTTCGGCGTCGCCCGGCTTACCCGCGAGATCGACCGCCTGAAGAACACCCCCGGCCTCGATGTCATGCTGATCTTTATCGACTGTGACGATGAAGTGCTCGGCCGACGCTTCACCGAGACCCGTCGCCGCCATCCGCTGGCCATGGACCGGCCGCTCGCCGACGGGATCCGGGACGAACGAATCGTGCTCAATGCGGTGCGTGAGCGAGCCGATCTGGTCATCGATACGACGACCTCCAGCCTTGCCGACCTGCGGAGCGATCTGGCCCACCGTTTTGCACGCGATTACACCCCCGGGCTCAACGTCATCGTGACCTCGTTCTCTTATGGCAAGGGCCTGCCGCGTGGTGCCGATCTGGTGTTTGACGTGCGGTTTCTCGACAATCCGTACTACGATTCCGCCTTGCGGCCGCTTACCGGACTCGATCAGCGGGTCGCCGAGTTCATTGCCGAGTCGCCGGGCTTCAAAACTTTTTTTGACAACTTGACCGAGTTGTTGTTGCCTCTGCTGCCGCGTTATGAGCGGGAAGGGAAGAGCTACCTGACGATCGCGGCGGGATGTACCGGCGGACGGCATAGGTCGGTCTATGTCGCGGAACGACTGGCGGCGACTTTGCGTCAAACCGGTGTCCCGGTGACCGTGCGCCACCGCGACTTGAGCCATCGATAG